From Ananas comosus cultivar F153 linkage group 2, ASM154086v1, whole genome shotgun sequence:
actatatatatatatatatatatatatatatatatatatatatatatataggctggggctactatactcatatgaatNATATATGAAGCTTTTCACTAATTATGCTAGATATTTGATGGGCCAAGTTTGAGATCGTTATTGCAGCAATTTTGAAAGCATCCACATACTCACATCTTTGTTACAATATTTTCTGATAAACTTTTAGAAGATTACAACTCTTAGATTGTTATTGTAGcaatattttcttcttattgTTATTGGTGTCAAATTACAACTCTTTGTGACCAAATGATGGAAAAGTAATATATGGAAAAGGAATATAAATTCTGCtttaatgtttatatatatatatatatatatatatatatatatatatatatatataatttgtcaaatatctcgttattatttttttaattgtttaatgaacaaaaaaattagattaaccTTTCAAAATCACAGTAATTTGCAGGGACCACCGTGGGCTAGAATATGTACCATGAAGAATAACGTTGACATGAGAAGAAACTCGGTCAAATTTAGCAATGGTTAAAAAACAATACACAACCATTTCCAATACACACCATATACCTTCCCTTCTCTCAGTAATAATCATGGGGTACATCCCCAGGACCACTTATGCTCTACCCCTTTAAAGAACCCAACACCCATAAAGAATCCACCACACAAACCAATCCTTGTttaacacaaacacacacacacacacacacacacacatagagagagagagagagagagagagagagagagagagagaagaaaagatggacACAGAGACAGAGATGGTTTGTGATGGAGGTGATGGTATTCATCAAGAAGCAGCTGCAGTGGAAACAGCACCATGCAACAGCTTATAACTAGTACTTACAATTACTACTACTTTGTTTTAGGAAGCCAAAAGCCANcttatttctctcttctcctctctcccctATAACTCTTACTTGTACTTGGTCGGCCTGCAGCTCAGAGTCCTCCGTTCTTTGCTCTCGGCATAGAGAGGGGGTCGAGCCGCCATGAGCGAGCCGGAGACGCACGACTTCATGAGCGTCAGCGTCGACTCCTTCTCCCAGCTCCCCTTCATCCGGCCCACCCCCGCCCGCGACAAGCCCTCGAACGCGaacgcctcctcctcccccaccgCCATCCGCCTCTTCGGCTTCGACTTCCCCCACGACCCCAATTCTTCCGCCGAGGAGCCCTCCAACGTCAAAGAAACCCCCACCTCCACATCTAACACTAACATgagcaacaacaacagcaacagtaataataataataataatagtaacgCCGCGGGCGGTGGGGGCAGCAGCGACGGCACCGCAGGGCGGAAATTCGAGTGCCACTACTGCTGCCGCAACTTCCCGACGTCGCAGGCGCTCGGCGGGCACCAGAACGCGCACAAGCGCGAGCGCCAGCACGCGAAGCGGGCTCACCTCCAGTCGGCGATGGCCGCGCACCACCACCACGCCGCCATGCTCGCCGATGGAGGGGCCCACGTCTACGGCCTCATCAACTACCACCGCCTCGGCTCCGTGCCCTCCGCCGCCCGCTTCgagcccccgcccccgccccacTACCCTTCATGGACCAGCTCAAACCCTAGCCTGAGCCCCGCCGGGGCCCGGTTCTACAGCGGAATAGGATCCATGGCGCAGCCCATCAATGGCAACCCGCTTCCGGGGCTGTGGCGTGTGCCGAGCCACAGCGGCACCGCAAATTTCAGCACCGCTTATAGAGACCGGTCGGTGGCGGCGGGGCCGCTGCCGTTGTTCGGAGGAGACGATTCGACGAAGGCGGCGGCAGGGGCGGCGGCAGCAGGATGCGGCTCGTCCCCATCTTCGtcatcttcgtcttcttcgACGTCGCAAGAGAGAGGTGGGTATGGA
This genomic window contains:
- the LOC109724892 gene encoding zinc finger protein 8, translated to MSEPETHDFMSVSVDSFSQLPFIRPTPARDKPSNANASSSPTAIRLFGFDFPHDPNSSAEEPSNVKETPTSTSNTNMSNNNSNSNNNNNNSNAAGGGGSSDGTAGRKFECHYCCRNFPTSQALGGHQNAHKRERQHAKRAHLQSAMAAHHHHAAMLADGGAHVYGLINYHRLGSVPSAARFEPPPPPHYPSWTSSNPSLSPAGARFYSGIGSMAQPINGNPLPGLWRVPSHSGTANFSTAYRDRSVAAGPLPLFGGDDSTKAAAGAAAAGCGSSPSSSSSSSSTSQERGGYGSSGKDSVSLDLHL